The nucleotide window AAGGCACACTTCAGAGCACGGACACTAACACAGTGCTACCAAAGTATTTGCTTTCCCATCATTCAAATTGTTTGTCTCCCCTCTGGAAGTCCCATCTGTAGTGCTCTGGATTTCTTTCGTTACCTCTTGGACGTCCTCACTGGGAATGTCGTCATCGACATTCTCAACTACACCCTCCTCTATTTCTGGTTCACTGTCCGAGTCAATGGATATGGTCTCTGTATATGTACTAAGCTTTAGTGTACAGTTAATTGCCTcacattgtttgttttggtgcATGGATGGGGTGCCGGACTTGAGGCCTCCGGGTCTGCGTGAGGTACCAGCCAGTTTGATTTCCTCGAATGTCATGTCATGCTTTATTTTCTTGAGGGCCTGCATGTCAAAGCCAAGCAGCACAGAAGATTTCTTTGACTCACAGTCGCTCTCACACACCCGCCGTTTGTTTAAAAAGTGACTGGCAATGTCCGACTTCCAGAGCCATAGACTAGCGGACAGCTTCTCCTCTTCTTTGAGAGAGAGGTAAGGGCGCTTGTTGAAGTAGGCTGTGAGGAAGGCTTTACGGGCCTCATACGTCTTATGTTCGTAACTTCTAGGATCCAGCACGAGATCTGCATCATCCCGGGGCCCGGGTGCAGCAGAGGTCGTCTTCGAATCGTTTAGTTTGAACCTCTTGGGGTCTGATGTGGTCGGAGTGGGTAGCCGTCTCTTCAGGAACCCGGCACCAGAGGAGTTCAGAGTCAGGGCAGACTTCATGCCCTGGCCTGCATGGGACCGGCCCACTGCCCTGCACTGCACAAGATGCAAGGTGATCGTGGAGGCCACCATGTTGCTTGTGTACACCCCAAGGCAGTGTATGCACTTGTATGTCATCTTTTTCTCCACCGGGTGCATCGTCTGGAGCACTTGGTGTCGCTCCCGTAGATGCTGGGCGAGGGCATGGACGATGGGGCCCTTAAGGATGGTGAAACACAGCGGGCAGAGGGTCTTACCCACCTCACTCTTGTCAGTTAGAGCCGTTGGATTTCTAGCATGTGCCTCTCCTTTCCTGTCCATCACCTTAGGAACGGTTACTTTAACCAAAGGGGGACTGCTGCTCTGAGCAGATGCAGTTGGATCCTGACCATTGATGGACTCCTTCATGTTAAATGTGATTACAACAAGCTGTATGTTGTTAGACTTGTCTTGTTTGATggtgaggtcaaaggttaacgGGGATGTAGCCGTAGGCCCAACATAGTCGTCTGGGTGAACCTGCTTGACATGCTCAATCATCTTCTCAACGTTGTGGAAAGCAGAATGGCACTGAGGGCAGGTGAGCCCGTGGATTAACATGTGGTTAAGCAATGTATCACTGGGCAGATATCGATTGCAAAGCAAGCACTTGCTGGTGAAGTTGTGGATCTTCATTATGTATTTGGCCATCGCCCAAACTTTCTTTGCTTTATGTGCCTTTTCAAAATGAGCACTATAGAGATTTTCTGGAAAAAGCTCATTGCATACAGTGCATATCTTCCACTTCTGTGTTTGGGATGTGTTCACAGCAGAAGATGTGCTTTCAGCCAAGGCGCTACTTCCAGGAATTGAGACACGCCCCGGATGTCCAGCAATGGAAGATTGATTTTTAAGAAGTGAGGGACCCTGTTTTAAGTTGCCACGCATCATGTGGCCTATTTGCTCAGAAGTTAAGCTACGGCCCGCGGATGCCACTATGGAGGGTTTCTGTGACATTCCAGGGAAGGCTTGAGACCTGGAAACCATAACATTGGCATGCCCAATCATGCTTGTGACTTGAGAGCCAATGCGTTCGTGGTACTCAACCACATGCTGCACTAATGCCTCGTAGCTTCGTGTGGAAAACTGGCAGCGCTTACATAGGATGTTGTTGCCATTGACAGAATTTGCACCATTTTTGACTGATGACTCAGAAACCATGCCAAGGTAGGGGGAGACCACATGCTGAAAATGTTCCCTGTAAATGTGTCGTCTTACAATGTTATATAGAGGGTCCCGGTAAGTGCATTTTTTGCAAAAGTACATTGCTTTCTCCACATTGTCTCCCTGTTTAGCTTTGTCTGGCCATACTTTGTCCTTCTGGGCCACCGCAGCGCCCTGGATGGTCCCGTAGTTCTGCCGAGTTGAACTCGGTATGTGGAATATTTTCACGTGAGTCTCCATCGTTCTCTTGCTCGCAGTGAAGGTGCAGTATGGACAGTTAAGCAGGATGCTGTTCTCAAAATTCTGCCTGTGTACATTGCGAAAGTGGTTCTTGTAGCCTGAGTAGTATTTGGAAGAAAATGGACACTCTGTGCAGCAAAATGGCTTGGATCGATATTCCTGAAAGGCATAAAGCAAAAACATACAATACTTAATAATACCAGAGAAAAAACAGCTGGGACTGCAACATACAATTTCAAAGCAGCATTTAACCTACCTGTGTTTTGGAGTATGATGGGTCCCATGAGGAAATCTCAAGGCAAAGAGTTCCTTTGACATATTGCTCATTAGGGCAAAACTCCTTGAACTCCTGCATAGTGAGAAGAAAGGGAAATTAGTCACAGGCAAGATTTTGTGATAACTAGCCATGCACTATTCAGACTTTTGAAAGTACCAGTCCAAGGTTTAAAGGGAACACGGTCAAATTATTCAATTAAGTATAGCTAGAAATAACTATGAATTGAAAATAACTATGAAACTTTTGAAAGAACTCAAGGTAGTAATTTGCAATAggataaaatatttaattgaaaTTCTTGTCAAATTGTATTCAAATAAGAAcacattttctttgtttctttaattGAATAGGAACTTCCAAGCTACTTATCCAAATGAAAAGTGGGATAAATGCACACTCACCTCCGCCGCCTCTTTACAGTATTCTAGCCCAATGTCACCAAGTGCTTTCTTCACCTGCCTCCTGGCTCTCCGAATCCTGGTGAGGTTGTTCACAGGGAGCTGATACATGTCTGTCTAACAAAAgcgaaaaaaatatatacgtgTATAAAATATTCAAAACAAGGGTTAGTGGCTATGCAAgaacaatcacaaaaacaacaattaaCGATGGTCTTTTTATACGCTTTATATGTTGTCACCGTGACGCTGAACAATAGTAAATGATATAATGATAGAATATATCTATTTTACAAATGAGTAATGAGCGAGAATATGGGAAGCACCCATTGGCAGGTAGTAATCATTTTAGTGGACAAATGGACGTTTGGCTAGGTTAAAGGTTTCCATCGTTAGCGGGGCCCTACGATTTTATATAACAGTAGATTGTGTTTGACGACGAATGGGGATGTTCTAAACGGAGGGTTGAAATCGACACAATTGACCACTTACTTAAATCACAGCATCTGATATCCTGCTATTTACCCTGGAGATGATTTTCGCTAACATTAACGCTAGATGCTTGATTCGCTCGTGGCGGCTTGGCTGCGTGCCCCAAAGTTACCTAGCCCCAGTCACAAGTCCACTCTCCCCTTCACTAACCAAATAACCCCGCTTGATTTAACACACTTTACGTACATACAGCTCGGAGGAATGCAAAGCTTACCTAGCGTATGAACTGGTCCAACAGAGTTTTGAGCTGGGCCAGGCTGGACGGACTCAGGtgaataatgatgatgatcGCACTCGGAGCCGGTGCTGTGTGATGCTCTGCTAGTGTGCAAGCTAACCAGCTAGCGATCCCATTTGTTGTACGTTACTGTTTCTAGCAAGCTATAGGGTCGAAAGAAGGACAGAGTAGTGCACCATTCATTAGAACGACATACTGGATATTCGATTAGCCGTAAAGTGTGAATCAGAAGAAACTCATCGGCGCTCTTTGAATTGTTTTGCTGACTTGGCCGTAGTGGTGAGCGAGCAGAGCCGCTAGCCTAACCGTATCTATTTCAGCCAAGATAACACTCAATCCAAAATGGCGCCGTCAAAAAGACGGAAGTCATAGGATGGAgccaggaggtggtggagaagttGCAACCAGACGGATTTATTGTGTATCttgaaaataatataacatttcaTGCCAGACAGTAAATGACCATGCATTTAATCAATCAAATAATTAAttgtattcatacatttgaagTACGCCATTGAATACAAATACATAAAAGTGTCTAAATATGATTGATTGCGTTTTGaattgaaacagtaacatagGCCTTTTGCTCACGTTGAAGAGTAGTACAATTAAGGGTTTGCGTCCAGCTATCTAAATGGTAgataaaaacattgaatattTATTGCAGATGTTTTCACTCCAGGGGCTCCATAACTTCCAACACAACAGTACGTGGTCCTGTCATCACTAGCCGAGATACCGTCCGATAATCCAGGTTGAGTACACACTCTCCATTCACCTGACAGATAAACTGTCGAATCTTGcaacaaacagaaaaaaggATGAAATTTACAAATTCATAGGCCTACAATAAAATCTAAGaagttaaaatacataaaatattgCCTTAATGACTGGCCTACTTAATGGCATGGAGTAAAGTAGTAAAGTAGGACAACCTTAactccacctgctgctgctggactcccAGGGTCGACAGCCTGGACATAACAGGGGGCCATGCCTCTGACAACAAAGCCCCAGCCCAATGCATCCCCAATCACCTTGAAATTAATGTATAGAAAAGCCAGTGTGGAACAACCTCAATTTAAATGAGTGATGAATGCAGGTTGAAAGTTTTGCAAAAAACTGACTTTTGTAAttttactctgttttctggaaTTCTAGCACATTTGATTTGAGTCTGAGAGCTACACACAGGAAAGTAATTTGTGTCAACAGGATGTAAAGGCTATCTGCTGTGACAGTAAATATGAGGCTGATCTAATGATTAGTAGCCTGTATGATCTTCTATTTCTGACATATGTTCCAAAGTAATGTATTTGCAACTGTCAATGCCATGCCAATTCATAATTAAGTGTTGTTGAATTAACTCCTTGCTAGTAATGTAATTACCCTTCACATTAACTACTAACCTCTTACCGTTAACACTCTTTTACTGAATGGTGCGCCAGGTGACAATAACTCTTCACAGGTCAAGTTTCTTCTCAGCACTAAAAAAACAAATAGGAACCATTTTATTATCAACATCAAGGTTTGGAGTATATATGCAGGAAATATATGAAGCTGTGAGACACTTGCCTGATTGTGGATTATATCTCCCTGGTGGGGTCGTGGAGAGATTGACAAAGGGACAAAATCCAGAGGCAAGAAACTGAAGCCCACTCAAGCTCCCTCGGGGCCCAGAAATAACCTGTTTCCCATCATTACCTTAGTGAAAATCCAAACAAACTATTTAATACTTTACTTCACGCATCAATTATTTCTCAACATGTTTCATCAGTATGCAAAATCCTTTATTTTACCAGAATTGAAACCGGTGTAGTCTTCTTGGGGTGTTTTATGCAGGACAAACGGACTGTCGGGCTGAACGTCCTCTAATGTGGGCACAGAAGGCCCTTCTTCATTGTCTTGCTCATTGTCATGTAACAGTTCCGACAGGCGCCGGCGCCTGCGGAAGTTGATGCTGAACTGATAGAGTAATCCACTGTCGAAAAAGTTGTGTTTCTTTAACactgggggtgagaggggggaagggagggcaaGGGAACAAAGGAGAACCACGTCACATTTGAGGCCTAATGGTATTCATCAGGGAGTGGACAAGCTGTTTTCTTCTATTCTAAATTACTCCCTTTTAAACACATTAATAACTGAAAGTTATTATgggataataataatttaaccGATGCTTGTTCCTGTAATGACCTGGTCATAACATGTTAACCTATGCCATGTTCCTGTGATGACCTGGTCATGAAATTTTAACCTATGCCATGTTCCTGTAATGACCTTGCCATAACATGTTAACTGATGCCATGTCCATTCAATTACCTGGTTATAAAATGTTAACCTATGCCATGATGTAATTTGTAATGATGTAAAATTTAAACCTATGTCATGTTCCTGTAATGAGCTGGTCTTACCATGTTGGAATATGCCATGTTCTTGCAAAGCTCGGCACAGTTCCACTCCTTGTTTCCGGCTTTCCACTTCAGCATTCTGAAGGAGCCAGTCAATCAGATGGCAGCCAGGAAAGCAGCGCTGATATATAACACCGtgcttctctctctgctgcaAGACCGAGTCCTTAGCTACAATAAGGCTgtggaaccaaacacacacatacataattcCAAGGCTTTCATTAAAGAACACAAATCGCTTTACATTTTGAAAGATACAAGTAATCATCTATTTCAGAGGACATTTTGCACAATAAGCAAGTGTACAATCCAATTTTAAGACCAATCCATTAAACATTTTCAACATTACATTTGCACAGAAGTGTGCAGCTTTACTCTCCCTTCAGAATCCACAGGGGAATGTCTTAACGTAAGCATTTTTGCGCTCAAATAAAGTGATTGCTTGGCCAAATGAAGCTGCTCTTACTGTTCATACAATCTTTGTCCCAGCATAAAGACCTTCACTTCTTTATTGAAGGGAAAGGTGCCGTCATCTTTGCGGAAACGGTAGAGAAGTTTTGCATCCTTGAACACAGGTCGCTTGTCACACACTGAGAAAATTAGAAACACAATCCCAATGAGCCTTCAAATTGACATCGCTCTATTCTGTTCTATCGAATTACAGggtttgcatttttttcttaCGTATCAGCGAGGCCTAAAGGCCATTTCCTATGAGTGTAACCTTGAGCAAGGAATCACCTGGGTGCCTCCTGCTTACCATGGTGAACAATGTCATGGT belongs to Gadus morhua chromosome 13, gadMor3.0, whole genome shotgun sequence and includes:
- the adnpa gene encoding activity-dependent neuroprotective protein a, encoding MYQLPVNNLTRIRRARRQVKKALGDIGLEYCKEAAEEFKEFCPNEQYVKGTLCLEISSWDPSYSKTQEYRSKPFCCTECPFSSKYYSGYKNHFRNVHRQNFENSILLNCPYCTFTASKRTMETHVKIFHIPSSTRQNYGTIQGAAVAQKDKVWPDKAKQGDNVEKAMYFCKKCTYRDPLYNIVRRHIYREHFQHVVSPYLGMVSESSVKNGANSVNGNNILCKRCQFSTRSYEALVQHVVEYHERIGSQVTSMIGHANVMVSRSQAFPGMSQKPSIVASAGRSLTSEQIGHMMRGNLKQGPSLLKNQSSIAGHPGRVSIPGSSALAESTSSAVNTSQTQKWKICTVCNELFPENLYSAHFEKAHKAKKVWAMAKYIMKIHNFTSKCLLCNRYLPSDTLLNHMLIHGLTCPQCHSAFHNVEKMIEHVKQVHPDDYVGPTATSPLTFDLTIKQDKSNNIQLVVITFNMKESINGQDPTASAQSSSPPLVKVTVPKVMDRKGEAHARNPTALTDKSEVGKTLCPLCFTILKGPIVHALAQHLRERHQVLQTMHPVEKKMTYKCIHCLGVYTSNMVASTITLHLVQCRAVGRSHAGQGMKSALTLNSSGAGFLKRRLPTPTTSDPKRFKLNDSKTTSAAPGPRDDADLVLDPRSYEHKTYEARKAFLTAYFNKRPYLSLKEEEKLSASLWLWKSDIASHFLNKRRVCESDCESKKSSVLLGFDMQALKKIKHDMTFEEIKLAGTSRRPGGLKSGTPSMHQNKQCEAINCTLKLSTYTETISIDSDSEPEIEEGVVENVDDDIPSEDVQEVTKEIQSTTDGTSRGETNNLNDGKANTLVALC
- the si:dkeyp-97e7.9 gene encoding DEP domain-containing mTOR-interacting protein isoform X1 translates to MDHVSSNRRKTMVRLHKAEVMIAGEQLRLRLHDCKLVKERRYHLRTYPNCFVAQELTDWLVVHKEAPDRATAICLMQHLMDHDIVHHVCDKRPVFKDAKLLYRFRKDDGTFPFNKEVKVFMLGQRLYEHLIVAKDSVLQQREKHGVIYQRCFPGCHLIDWLLQNAEVESRKQGVELCRALQEHGIFQHVLKKHNFFDSGLLYQFSINFRRRRRLSELLHDNEQDNEEGPSVPTLEDVQPDSPFVLHKTPQEDYTGFNSGNDGKQVISGPRGSLSGLQFLASGFCPFVNLSTTPPGRYNPQSVLRRNLTCEELLSPGAPFSKRVLTVIGDALGWGFVVRGMAPCYVQAVDPGSPAAAGGVKIRQFICQVNGECVLNLDYRTVSRLVMTGPRTVVLEVMEPLE
- the si:dkeyp-97e7.9 gene encoding DEP domain-containing mTOR-interacting protein isoform X2 — encoded protein: MQHLMDHDIVHHVCDKRPVFKDAKLLYRFRKDDGTFPFNKEVKVFMLGQRLYEHLIVAKDSVLQQREKHGVIYQRCFPGCHLIDWLLQNAEVESRKQGVELCRALQEHGIFQHVLKKHNFFDSGLLYQFSINFRRRRRLSELLHDNEQDNEEGPSVPTLEDVQPDSPFVLHKTPQEDYTGFNSGNDGKQVISGPRGSLSGLQFLASGFCPFVNLSTTPPGRYNPQSVLRRNLTCEELLSPGAPFSKRVLTVIGDALGWGFVVRGMAPCYVQAVDPGSPAAAGGVKIRQFICQVNGECVLNLDYRTVSRLVMTGPRTVVLEVMEPLE